The nucleotide window TTGTGTATGTGATGGATCGTCACAGGACCGATCGCTCCGAACCGGCGCCGGCTCGAAGATGCGGCGCGTCCTCCGTCGGAGTGTTTCTTGACAGTTACGGGAAGGCAAGAGTAGGCTGAATTTTCAGAGTGATCTCACGCCCGTTCTTACCTATGTCGCCACGGTTTGCCAGTCGCGCCCGCAGCCTCCTTCGCTCGCTGTGTTCCTGCCTGCTTCTCGTCTCGGCCGCATCTTCCGCCTGGGCTCAAATAGGAAAACCGGAGGGGTTGTACTACAAATCCTGGGCGGTCGTGATCGGAATCGAAAACTACGTGGTCGCCCCCAAGCTGCCCGGCGCAAGAGCAGACGGCAAGGCGATGGCTGAGGTCTTGCGCGGGCTGGGCTTTGAAGAGGTGGTGGAGCTGTACGACAATGATGCCAGCTTCCGCCGCCTCCAGCAGCTGCTGTCGGATTTTCTTCCCCGCAAGGTCGGCCGTCAGGACCGTCTCGTCATCTATTTCGTCGGCCATGCGGGAGTGACGCGGGACCAATCAGGCAACGACGTGGGCTATCTGGTCCCTTGGGATGCGCAGCCCAACAACGTGTCCAAAGCGGTGACCTTCGATCAGCTCAAGGAATTCAGCCGCCGCAGCGCCTCGAAGCACACACTCTTGCTGCTCGACGTGGCCGTGCGAGGCTGGGAGGTCAGCGTCGCGCAGCCTTTGTCGCTGGAAGGGCGCGTCGCACCGGAGGACGATCAGGAAAAGCGGGCGGTTCAGGTCTTGACGGCGGGAGACAAGGGGGAGACGGTCATCAGGACGCAGGATCGAAGCCTGTTCGTTCAGGTTCTCGCCAAAGGAATGTCGGGCGCCGCCGATCTGGACAAAAACGGGTGGCTGATGGCCTCGGAACTGGGGCGCTATACAGCCCAGCAGATCCGGGAGCAGTCCAAGGGAACCCAGCACCCGCTCTTCACACAGCTCGAAGGGGACGGCGATACGATTCTGATCGAAGGCCGCAAGGCGGCGTTCAGACTCGGAGGAGAACCGCAGTCGCCGGCCGAGCGGAAACAGGCGGCCAAGCTGCAGTACGAGCAGGCCTTCGCGCTGTTGCAGACCGGAAAGTCGGCGGACGAAGCGTTGGAGCGGCTCAACCGCGCGGTGGAATATGATCCCGAATTCGGCGACGCCTATGTATTGAAGAGCTACGTGCAACTCGAGGTCCTGCCCGACCTCGACGAGGCCTTGGCGGCCGGCAAACTGGCCGTGCAGCATGCCCCGAAGAATCCGGACTCGCACTACACGCTGGGGCTGATCTATGAAAAGCGGGGACAGTATCCGGAAGCCGAGCGGGCCATGCTGGACGCCCTCGCGGTCAACCCGACCTACGTAGATGTCTATTTTTCGCTCGGGGTCCTGTATGAGGATGAATTGAAGAACAACCAGAAGGCCGTCGAGGCGTTTCAGCGGTATTTGGAACTCGGCGGCAACCACGTGCGGGCCCGCGAGGCCGTCGCGCGTGGCAACCAATCCGTACCGGCAAGACCTTAGCCCTAATCTTTTCCACCGCCTTTCAGATAGCCCAAGCCGATCTTGAGCGCGCGCCTCGTGATCTCCGCCCACCGGACCTGAGGATATTCCGCCAGCACTGCGGCTGCCTTCGGGTCCTGCACGTCGAGTCCGACGATCCGGATGATGCCGTCTTCAATTTGTACGTCCGCCATAGTGGTTTTTCCTCTCTCCCAGGACTCAGGATGACGTTCGTTCGAGACCCCTCGCGTTGACTCAACTGGTCGTGCATGTTAGCATAAACCCGCTCAATTTCTCGTGTTTGTTCACCGCGCGTTGTTCACCGAGCAAGGAGGAAGTCGCATGAGCCAGCCGCGTGGAATCCTTTCACAATTGGCCGGTGGTGGGGTCGCTCTCGTACTGATCGTCGGGCTCGCCGCGTGCGGCGGCCCTCCGAAGTGGGTCAAGCAAGGGTCTGGCGCGATGAGCGAAAAGGACAGCAAGGCGTTTTACGGCGTGGGATCCGTCACCGGCGTCAGGAACGAGCCGTTGGCCTGGGATACGGCGGAGAACCGGGGCCGCGCGGAAATCGCCAAGACGTTCGAGACCTATACCGGCTATCTGATGAGGGACTATGCCGCCTCGACGACCGCGGGTGATTTTACCCGGAACGCCGAAGAGCAGAACGTCGAGCGGGCGATCAAGACCCTCACCACGACGACGTTGAGCGGTGTGCGTCCGATTGACCGGTACAAGGACGACAAGACCGGCACCTACTACGTCCTTACCAAGCTCAACCTGGAAGATATGAAAAACAATCTGCAGCACGCCAAGGAACTCAACGCGGAAGTCAGAGACTACGTGCGCAAGAACGCCGACAAGGCATTTGAGCGTCTTGAAAAGGAAGAAGACAAACGCGCAATCCGTTGATCGCGATTCGTGAACCGGTTCCGAAGGAGCGGACGAACGATGGGGATCTCAGGTGGGCGGAGGTGTGGCGGCGCGGCAGCAGCGGCCGTGTTGTGCCTCGGGTTCTTGACCCTGGCCGGCTGCGGAAGCGAAACGAAAATCACCCGTGTGGATACAGGCGTGGTCACCGATCTCAGCGGCCGCTGGAACGACACCGATTCCCGCATGGTAGCCGAGACCATGGTGAAGGAAGCGCTCGACTATCCCTGGCTGAACAACTTCAACCAGGCCAAGAACCGTCCGCCTGTGGTGGTGGTGGGCACGGTGCTCAACAACAGCCACGAGCACATCAACGTGCAGACCTTCGTCATGGATCTCCAGCGCGAACTGACGAACTCCCAAAAGGTGACGTTCGTGGCCAACAAGGGCGAGCGGGAGGAAGTCCGCAACGAGCGGAAGGAACAGGCGATGTACGCCAGTGAAGATACGCAGAAGGCTCCCGGAAAGGAAATCGGCGCCGATTTCATGATGAAGGGCACCATCGCCACGATTCTCGACGAGGCCGAAGGCACCAAAGCCACGTTCTACCAGGTGGATCTCCAGATGGTGGATTTGGAAAGCAACGCCAAAGTTTGGTTCGGGCAGAAAAAAATCAAGAAAGTGATCGAAAAGAAACGCACCGTTTTCTAATAGCCAGAAGTCCGTTGAGCTGCTTTGTCTTACGCCCCACCGTCCAGGCGCCTGCACGGTGGGGCGTTTGTCTGTCAACATCCCTCACCCTCGCCGCGCTCCTTGTCGCAAGCGGATGCGGCTCCGCGGGGAAGCACTACGTACAGGCGGATAAGAGCCTGCTGACGCACGACTACCAGCGGGCCGACGCGGCCATCAAAGAGGCGGAAGACGAATACGGCGACAGAAGCCGCGTCCTGTACGGCATGGATCGGGGCATGACGCTTCACCTCGCCGGCGACTACAAGCTGAGCAATCTCATGTTGGAACAGTCGGACGACGAGGTCGAGCGGCTCTACACCAGAAAGGTTCGCACCGAGACCGCCGCGTTCATGACGAACGACAACCTGCTGCCCTATGAGGGCGATCCTTACGAACAGGTCATGATCAATGTCGTCAAGGCGCTGAATTACGCCATGCTGGGTCTCTGGCAGGAATCGCTGGTGGAAGCTAGGCGCATCGATCATCGCCTGAACGTGCTGTCCGATCGGGTCAAAGACAAGAGCGCCTATCGGGAGGACGGGTTCGCCCGCTATCTCACCGGTATCCTCTATGAGAGCACCGGCGACATCAACAACGCGTTCATCGCCTATCGCAAGGCCTATGAAACCTACGACTCGACGAAGGGCTGGTCGCGGGTCGGGGAGCCGGCGCAGTTGCAGAGCGACCTGCTGAGAACGACGGACGGACTGCATCTGACGCAGGAATTCACCGCTTACGAGCGGGCCTTTCCGACCGTGCCGTGGCAGTCCATTCAAGCGCAGCAGAATCTCGCCCAAGTGGTCGTGATCAGCTATAATGGCCGGGCACCGCGGAAGGAGGACCAGTTTCTTGACCTGCCCATCAGCATGGATGCGCTCCAATTGGTCCTGATCAACCGAGCGCTCACCAACCCGAATACGCCGCAAAACCGCGCCGCGGACAGCGTCCTGTACGGCTTGAACGGGCGCGTCGTGCGCGTGGCGTTGCCACGGTTGGTTCCACAGCCCACGCATGTTCCGGTGGATACCGTCAGGCTCGATGGCGCGGCCGGGAGCCCCGTCACCGTCAAGACCGAGCCGGTGCAGAACGTGACCGCGCTCGCGGAGAAAGCGTTGTCGGAGCGCCTGCCCGGCATCGCCGTGAAGGCCGTCGCCCGGGCGGCGACAAAATACGCCATGGCGGAAGCCGCGACGAGGGGATCGCAGAGCGCCGCGGGATCAAAGAATGCCGATTGGGTCGGACTCCTGGTCAGTTTGATCGCCCACGGCTATGCGGTGGCCTCGGAAGAGGCGGACAAGCGCAGTTGGCGGACCTTACCTGATCAAATCCATCTGGCCCGCCGGTGGGTGGCTCCCGGTCAGTATGACGTCAAGGGAGCCGGGTTCACCGGGGATGGGGCGCCGGGAAGCCGCTCTCTGTCGCTGGCGGCCGGGCAAACGGTGTTTCTGGTTCAGCGGGTGGTGCAATGATCGGTCGGATACCCGTGCGGGTGCCCACATTCTTCATCTGGACGGTCAGTCTGCTGCTCGTCGGATGTTCCTTGTTCGGCGGGCGGGCCAAACCGGCATGGGTCAATGGGATGAGCCACGAGTATCCGCCCGAACAGTATCTCACCGGCGTCGGGCAGTCCGACAGGAGCGCGACGGCGGAAGATCAGGCCTATGCGGCCCTGGCCCGCGTGTTCAAGACGGAGGTCTCAGCCCAGGCAAAAGACTGGGAATCGTATCTGGTCGTCGAGCAGCGGGGACAGAGCCGAGACGAGCGGCGTCTGACCGTCGACAATCTCACCAAGGTCTCTACGGACAAAGTGCTCGAAAACGTCAGAATCGCCGACCGGTGGTTCGATTCGAAGAAACAGCTGCACTATGCCCTGGCGGTCATGCAGCGGGCACAGGCCGAGACGGCCTTCATGGAGAAAATCGCCGAGCTGGATCGGGCCATTCAAGCCGACGTCGATGACGCCCACCGGTCGGCGGACCCATTGGCCAAGGTCCGCGGGCTGCGGCGAGCGGCGCACAACCTCGTGCTCCGCGAAACCTACAACGCGGACCTCCGTGTCGTCCGGCCGAGCGGACAGGGGATCGGGTCTCCCTATCGGGTGAATGAATTGACGATGGAATTGGAGCAGTTTCTGGCGACCAACCTGTTGTTCGCGATCGAGGTGACCGGCGATCAGGCTCAGGCCGCGCAGCGGGCCCTCAGCGAAGGCCTGATCCGCGAAGGTCTGCAGATCGTGGACCGTCCCGCCGCGGATGCGGCTTCGGGCGGCGCGTCGGGAGGCCCCGCGCCGGAGTTGCTGTTGCGCGGCTTCGTCAGGGTCTGGCCGATCGACGTGCGCGATCCGCAGTTCATGTACGTCCGCTGGTGCGGCGACTTTGAAGTCGTGGAGGTGAAGGGACAGCGGCTGGTCGGCGCCATTGCAAAGGGTGGAAGAGAGGGACACCTGTCGGAGCGGGAGGCGACGGCCAAGGCGGTTCGCGTGATGCAACAAGAGTTGTCGTCCGATGTGGCCAAGGCGATCGCCGGCCACATCTATGGAGAATCCGAGTTGCCGGTGGAGGCGGCCCGCCCCGCCGGCTGTCCGCGTGAAGGGGCCGGAGCGAAGCCGGCGGCAGCAACGCACTAACAGCAGGAGGGAGATCGCAGGTATGAGCAGATTGAGCAATAGTAGCCGGGCGCCGAGAAGCCGAGGGCGTGGATTGACCGCGACGCAACAGCGAGTGCCGAGCCGGCTGGCCAAGCGGCGGCTCGGCGAACGGCTGAAGGAAGATACCGCGCTGTTCAACAAGGGCAATCTTGCCGACAAGCTCCGCCGAGAAGGATATGAGGAACTCCCGCTGGATGAACTGCAGGATCGGCTGTCCAAGCTGCAGGGCCCCTTGGCGTCCGTCATTCTCAAGGGGAGGATCTGAGGCCATGCCGTACTACTACTTCGACTCGACCGCCCTGGTGAAACGCTACAGCATGGAGCGCGGCACCCGCATCGTGAACAAGTTGATGGTCAAGCGCGGCAAGGTGGCGATTCTGCCGACCTGGACCGTCACGGAACTGTATTCCTCCTTTTCCAACCGGGCGCAGCAAGGAGAGATCACGAGGGACGACTGCTACTCCGTGATCCACAAATTCGAACGCGAATCCGTCGAAGGCTTGTTTCAGTTCATCGTCCCGACGATGCAGACCTACCTGGCCACCAAGGAATTGGTGATGGAGTACCCGTTCCTTCGCGCGCAACAGGTGATGCATCTGGCGCTGGCGCTGGAACTGAAGCCGCTCCGGCTGACGGTCGTCAGCGCGGACGTTCAGCTGCTCGCGGCCAGCAAGACAGCCGGGCTGCACATCATCAATCCGGAAGAAGACTAAGGGGAAATGGAAGGCCGGGACCGGCACCCGCCTTCGCCAAGCTACGGCGAGAGCCGGTCCCTACGGACATTGGTAGTCGGTGATCATCGAGGCGACGACGATGTCCCAGTCGTCGGCCGCTTCCCGGAGTTTTTTGGTGTGTTCCTGCACATCGGCCGGCGCCTGCTCGTCGGAAACCAGCAGAGACAGGGCTTGCTGCAGGCTGCCTTGCGCCAGCGCCAAGCTGCCGCAGACGCCGGAGGACGCCGGCAGCTGCCCTCCGGCCCGCCGGAACAATGCGACGGCCCGGTAGCCGTGTTCTTGCGCGCGGAAGAGCGGTTCCGCTCCCTGATAGAACCGTGCGGTTGCCGGCTCGTCGCGGTGGCTCTTGGCCAGTTGCTTGGCCATGAGCGCGGCCCGGCCCATGCTGAGCGCGGCGCCGTCCGGATCGTCGTTGCCGATCGCTTCTTCCGCCCGGGCTCGTAGTCGGTCCAACTCGGCGGCTGCGCCGATCACCTGACTCCAAGCGGTCCGGACTTGGGGAAACGTACAGAGGACGACGGCAAGGCCGATCCGCATGCGGGCGAGGATGGCATGACTCGGCATGGCGGGATCCCGGCTACTGCAGATACTCCCAGGTATCGATCTGCTTGATGCTCCAGTTCACCGCTTCCTTCAGCTTAACCATTTTCGGGTCGGCGTCGTTCTCCCGCACCTTGTAGAGGGACTTCTGGAGCGCCAGCAGCGGTTCGTGCGCACGCCGGTCGGGCAGTTTGCCCAAAGCCCAGACGATCTCGGTCTTGAGCGCCGGGTCGTCCGTCGTCTTGAGAGTCTCGAGGAGAGGATCGACGATGCTGAAGTCGCCGTGCAGGGCTCCCAGAATGCCCAGGGCTTTGGCCGCTGACGGCCGCAACTCCGGACGACCGGTCTGCATCGTCTCGACCAGAGCCGGCACCGCGTCCTTCTGGCCGATGTTACCCAGCGCCAATGCCGAAGCCTTGGCGATGTCGAGATCGGGGCCCTTGAGACCGGCCAGCAGGCGCGGGACCGCCTCGTTGGAAAACAAATAGCCGAACAGACCCACCAGCCTGACCTTCCGCGCCACGGGCGTCGCCGGATCGTCGTACAGCTTGAACAGGCGCTCTTCCTGTCCCCATTCGGCCGTGATGAGCGCCGGGAAGTCGTAGTCGTCCAAGCGTTCCCTCAACTGACTCATCGCGTAGGCTCCCGCGTCTTCCGCTTTTGCCGCGGCGGCCGCCTGCTCCGAGTCCGCAAACTCCGTCCGCACCTCCTTGTGCCATCCCATTCGCTTGCCGTCCAGGAAATAGATCAGCTGGCAGGCCGGACCTTTCCACAGGCGGGACGGCGAGTCGGGGAGATCCGCGTCGCTGCCCATCTTTGTCGTACCTTCCCACGTCTTTCGCTGCTCGCATTTGACCTGCACCAGTACGTCATGCGGCCGGGCCGGATCCGTCACCACGGTGTACCCGAACTCGCGCAGCCGCTTCGAGATCAAGTCCTGGAACGGCGCCGTATCGGCCGGTCCCTTGTCGGTCAGGGCGATGACCTCCAGGAGCACCCGGTCGATCTTCTTGACCTGCTGTTTCTGCTGCTCGGTGAACGATTCGCGGCGGGCCCAGCTTGGACCGGGGAGGAGGGTCAGAACGGACAACAGGCCGATAAGGATTCGCACGGGCATAGGGCTACTGTATCCAACCAGACGCCGTTCTTGCAAGTTGAGGTATTGGGGTAATGGGTCAGTTTGTCATCTCGGAGAAGCGGGAATCCAGTCAAGGTCTTCTCCTCAAACCCGCTACCCAAGTTGCAAGGGCGCGAAAGGCGTCAGTATAATCGCCGCATGCTGCAGCATACCGCAAGAGTCGGATTCATCGGGGCGGGGAACATCACCCAATCCCTCATTGCGGGTCTGCTCCATGCGAAACTGGTCCTTCCCTCGCATTTGATCGCCTCGGACATCGATCCGGCCGCGCGCGACGCCGTCAGCGGGACGTACCACGTTGCGACTACGGCTGGGAACTCCGAAGCGGCCGAGGGCGCCGATGTGCTTGTGCTGGCCGTCGAGCCGCAGGTGCTCGACCATGTCCTGACGGAGATCGCCGATATCGTCCAGGAGAAGACCTTGATCGTCTCGGTGGCCGCAGGGTATCCCATCGCGCGCATCGCCCGCCATCTACGCGGCGTGAAACGGAAAAAGATTGTCCGCGCCATGCCCAACACGCCGGCCGCTATTCGGGAGGGAGTCACGGCCATCGCCTGCGACGACGACGTGCCGGCCGACGAGTTGGCGACGGCGCGGTCTCTGTTCGAATCGATCGGACACGTCGTGACAGTGCCGGAACGGCTGCTGGATGCCGTGACTGGGCTCAGTGGGAGCGGGCCCGCCTATGTCTACATCATGACCGAGGCCCTAGCGGACGGAGGCGTGAAGATGGGGCTCCCGCGCCACACGGCCCAGCTGCTGGCCGCGCAGACGGTGGTGGGCGCCGCACGGCTGTTGCTGGCGTCCGGCGAGCACCCCGGCGTACTGAAGGACCGAGTCGCGTCGCCGGGCGGGACCACCATCGCAGGCATTCACGCCTTGGAACTGGGACGATTTCGCGCCACCGTGACATCGGCGGTCGAGGCGGCGGCGAAACGATCGGCAGAGCTGGGTTTCGAAAATCAGTGAGCGACGGAGCCGCGATTTGCCGCGGTCCGCCGGTGCAAGCAGGCGACGTGTTGGACATCGTGGGAGGTGGCGATCGTGCAGTATTGGGTGAAGGTGGTGTTTGTGGATAACCAGGAGTTGGTCGTCAAGGATGCGATCCGGCACACGATCAGCGACGACATGGAAGTGCTGGAAGTCGATTCCCCCAAGGAAGTCGTAATCATTCCGATGAAGCAGATCAAATACGTCGCGTGCGACGCGACCGTGTTCGCCTCGAAGAAACCCGGCTGACACACCCTCAGGAACGGCGTTCGAGAAGGTCTAGCCCACGGTCATGAATCATGTGGGCTAGGAGCCTGTTCCAGAAATTCGTTCGTGATGCGCTCTTCGACGCACCAACCGTTCGTTCTGAGGCTCTCGAAGGAGACGGTTGGTGGTCTCAGGACAGGTCTGTCGAACCCTGCGGTGAGCCGGGTCG belongs to Nitrospira sp. and includes:
- a CDS encoding tetratricopeptide repeat protein, encoding MSPRFASRARSLLRSLCSCLLLVSAASSAWAQIGKPEGLYYKSWAVVIGIENYVVAPKLPGARADGKAMAEVLRGLGFEEVVELYDNDASFRRLQQLLSDFLPRKVGRQDRLVIYFVGHAGVTRDQSGNDVGYLVPWDAQPNNVSKAVTFDQLKEFSRRSASKHTLLLLDVAVRGWEVSVAQPLSLEGRVAPEDDQEKRAVQVLTAGDKGETVIRTQDRSLFVQVLAKGMSGAADLDKNGWLMASELGRYTAQQIREQSKGTQHPLFTQLEGDGDTILIEGRKAAFRLGGEPQSPAERKQAAKLQYEQAFALLQTGKSADEALERLNRAVEYDPEFGDAYVLKSYVQLEVLPDLDEALAAGKLAVQHAPKNPDSHYTLGLIYEKRGQYPEAERAMLDALAVNPTYVDVYFSLGVLYEDELKNNQKAVEAFQRYLELGGNHVRAREAVARGNQSVPARP
- a CDS encoding penicillin-binding protein activator LpoB, with the translated sequence MGISGGRRCGGAAAAAVLCLGFLTLAGCGSETKITRVDTGVVTDLSGRWNDTDSRMVAETMVKEALDYPWLNNFNQAKNRPPVVVVGTVLNNSHEHINVQTFVMDLQRELTNSQKVTFVANKGEREEVRNERKEQAMYASEDTQKAPGKEIGADFMMKGTIATILDEAEGTKATFYQVDLQMVDLESNAKVWFGQKKIKKVIEKKRTVF
- a CDS encoding LPP20 family lipoprotein, which gives rise to MIGRIPVRVPTFFIWTVSLLLVGCSLFGGRAKPAWVNGMSHEYPPEQYLTGVGQSDRSATAEDQAYAALARVFKTEVSAQAKDWESYLVVEQRGQSRDERRLTVDNLTKVSTDKVLENVRIADRWFDSKKQLHYALAVMQRAQAETAFMEKIAELDRAIQADVDDAHRSADPLAKVRGLRRAAHNLVLRETYNADLRVVRPSGQGIGSPYRVNELTMELEQFLATNLLFAIEVTGDQAQAAQRALSEGLIREGLQIVDRPAADAASGGASGGPAPELLLRGFVRVWPIDVRDPQFMYVRWCGDFEVVEVKGQRLVGAIAKGGREGHLSEREATAKAVRVMQQELSSDVAKAIAGHIYGESELPVEAARPAGCPREGAGAKPAAATH
- a CDS encoding type II toxin-antitoxin system VapC family toxin codes for the protein MPYYYFDSTALVKRYSMERGTRIVNKLMVKRGKVAILPTWTVTELYSSFSNRAQQGEITRDDCYSVIHKFERESVEGLFQFIVPTMQTYLATKELVMEYPFLRAQQVMHLALALELKPLRLTVVSADVQLLAASKTAGLHIINPEED
- a CDS encoding HEAT repeat domain-containing protein, with translation MPVRILIGLLSVLTLLPGPSWARRESFTEQQKQQVKKIDRVLLEVIALTDKGPADTAPFQDLISKRLREFGYTVVTDPARPHDVLVQVKCEQRKTWEGTTKMGSDADLPDSPSRLWKGPACQLIYFLDGKRMGWHKEVRTEFADSEQAAAAAKAEDAGAYAMSQLRERLDDYDFPALITAEWGQEERLFKLYDDPATPVARKVRLVGLFGYLFSNEAVPRLLAGLKGPDLDIAKASALALGNIGQKDAVPALVETMQTGRPELRPSAAKALGILGALHGDFSIVDPLLETLKTTDDPALKTEIVWALGKLPDRRAHEPLLALQKSLYKVRENDADPKMVKLKEAVNWSIKQIDTWEYLQ
- the proC gene encoding pyrroline-5-carboxylate reductase; its protein translation is MLQHTARVGFIGAGNITQSLIAGLLHAKLVLPSHLIASDIDPAARDAVSGTYHVATTAGNSEAAEGADVLVLAVEPQVLDHVLTEIADIVQEKTLIVSVAAGYPIARIARHLRGVKRKKIVRAMPNTPAAIREGVTAIACDDDVPADELATARSLFESIGHVVTVPERLLDAVTGLSGSGPAYVYIMTEALADGGVKMGLPRHTAQLLAAQTVVGAARLLLASGEHPGVLKDRVASPGGTTIAGIHALELGRFRATVTSAVEAAAKRSAELGFENQ